GAAGAGGCATGGAGTCGGGTCGGTCTCCGGCCGGCGGGGTTCAACGCGCGGACGCTCGCCGCGTTGCCGCCGAGCGGGACTGTGGCTCGAATGTGACGGCATCAGGTTGTGTGTCGGCCGCACTCCGGTTAGAGGTGCGCCGATGAGCATCTGGGGCAAGATTCTCGGCGGCACCGCCGGCATCGTGATTGGGGGACCGATCGGCACGCTTCTCGGGGCCGGCGGACGGAGTCTCGACTCTGCCGACGCTGAGACAGAGGGGCCGCCCGAGGCGACGCAGCAGATCGCCTTCACCATCGGTGTGATTGCGCTGGGCGCCAAGCTGGCGCGGGTCGACGGCCAGGTGACGCGGCGCGAGATCGACGCCTTCCGCTCGTTCTTCCACGTGCCGCCGGAGGAGGTCGAGAACGTCGGCCGCTTCTTCGACGTCGCCCAGCGCGACACGTACGGCTTCGAGACCTATGCGCGCCAGGTCGCCGGCCTGTTTCCCGACGATCCCCACGTGCTGGAGCAGGTTCTTGTCGGACTGTGCCTGATCGCCGGCGCCGATGGTTCGGCCTCGCCGCCCGAGGTCGAGTATCTGCGCGTCGTTGCGGCGATCTTCGGCATGGGGGAGGTGCGCCTGCGCCGCGCCTTCGCCGCCGCCGGCGTCGAGCTGCGCGACGATCCCTGGGCGATTCTCGGCGTCATGCCCGACGCCGACGCGGAGGAGCTCAAGCGCGCCCATCGCCAGCTGGCGCTCGAGTACCATCCCGACCGCCTGATGGCGCGCGGCCTGCCGGCGGAGGCGATCCAGCTCGCCAATCGCAAGTTCGCTGCGATCAACGCCGCCTACGACAGAGCTCGCGCTGCGCTGCCAGGCGGATCCACCGACACGCAATGACCTATCTGCCGGCGCTCGACGGGCTGCGGGCGCTGGCGGCGCTGTGGGTCGTGGCCTTCCACGCCACCGCCTTCACGGGCGTCGCGCCGCCGGTGATCCGTCACGGCTATCTCGGCGTCGACCTGTTCTTCGTCCTTTCCGGCTTCGTGCTGGCGCATGTCTATGCCCCGGTCTTCGCCCGCGACGGCATGCCCTTCTATGCGCGCTATCTGTACCGGCGCGTGGCGCGGCTTTGGCCGGTCTGGCTGGCCGTGCTGGCGCTGTTCGCGCTCAAGGCCGAGATCGGAAGCTGGAGCGGACTGGGCGGCGGCGGCCTGCGCCTTGCCGACGATCCGGGTCTGTGGTCGCTCTACGCGCTGCTGATGCAGAGCTGGGGCTGGGCCGATCCCGAGCGCATCAATCCGCCGGGCTGGAGCCTCAGCTACGAGTGGGCGGCCTCGCTGCTGCTGCCGCTGGCGCTCGCTGCCGCGGTGCGGCTGCGTTCGCCGCTCATCTGCCTGGCGTTGGTGCTGCTGAGCGTGGCGGCACACACGCTATACACGCACCTCAACGGCCTGCCGTCGCTGCATACCGCGGCGGCCCATGGCGGCGCGCGCGTCGCGGCGGAGTTCCTCGCCGGGGTCCTCATGTGGCGCTGCTGGCATCAGACCGACTGCGCGCCGGCGTCCGCGGGGCTGCTCGCCGGCCTGTGCGCGTTGCTGGCGATCGCGGCGATGGCTGCCTTCGGCCCGGCTCTGTGGCTCGATCATCTCCTGATCGTGCTGGCCGCCGGTGTGATCGGCGGCGTGGCCGCGGGCCGGGGCAGGCTGGCCGTCCTGCTGTCAAGTCGGGCGCTACGGATGGTCGGTGCGGCGTCCTATGCGCTCTACGTTGTGCACTGGCTGGTCTTCGAAAGCCTGTGGTGGGCCTTCGACCGGCTCGGGCTGGTCGTCGGAACGGCAGCGGGCTGGCTGTTCTTCGGCGCTATGATCACGCTGTCGCTGGTCGCCGCCTTCGCCCTGCATATCGTGATCGAGCGGCCCGCGCGCAGCACGCTGCGCCGTCTCGCCGAGGCCGAGCCGGCGCGCTAGGCTCGTGCGATGATCGAAGCACCCTCGAACAACCATGGACCGCGTGAGGCGCCGGTCGCGCATCTCGTGCTGCATCACACCGCGCAGCCGCTCGACGTGTCGCTGGACCTGCTGCGCTTCGGCCGTGTCAGCGCCCACTACGTCGTCGACGTCAACGGCGACATCTATCGGCTCGTCGCCGAGGAGCGCGTCGCCTGGCACGCCGGCCTTTCTTGGTGGGGTGATGCGCGGGCACTGAACGAGACCTCGATCGGCATCGAGATCGTCAACATGGACGGCAACGTCCACGACTATCCCGCGGGGCAACGCGACGCGGTGATCGGCCTCTGTCGCGGCATCCTCGAGCGCCATCCCGGCATCGCCGCGCGCAACGTGGTCGGCCATTCCGACATCGCGCCCGGGCGCAAGGACGACCCGGGCGGCCGGTTCTTCTGGCGCGCGCTGTCGGAGGCGGGCATTGGCCTCTGGCCAACGCCGTCGCCGGCCGCGGGCATGGTTGACGAGGCTGGCCTGCTCGCCGTCCTGCGGCGCATCGGCTATCCGCCACCGCATCGCTATGGCACGCGCGACGGTCGCTTCGCCTATGTCGACGGCGACGACGACGCTGGCTTCAGTGAAATTGTCGATGTCAGCCCCGCCGACATCCTCGTCGCCTTCCAGCGGCGCTTCAGGCCGGCGCGGATCGATGGCCGCGCCGACGCCGAGTGCCTGGCGCTGGCGCGCGCGCTTGACGCGGCGCAGGCGCGGGCCTAGCTGGAGGCTGTCAGACGGCTGGACGGCCGCGGCGCGGCCCCGCGAGGGATACCGCGTCGAGGAAAGTCCGGGCTCCACGGAAACACGGTGCCGGCTAACGGCCGGCGGGGGCGACCCCAGGGAAAGTGCCACAGAGAGCAGACCGCCGAACGGGCCTCGGCCCGTGGCAAGGGTGAAAGGGTGCGGTAAGGGCGCACCGCGCGACCGGCAACGGAAGCGGCACGGCAAACCCCACCGGGAGCAAGACCAAATAGGGATGGCACAGGCCGGGCAACCGGCCGCAACGCGTTTCCGCGTCGCCGTCCGGGTCGGTCGCGCGAGGCGTCCGGTGACGGGCGCCCCAGAGGAATGGTCGTCGAACGCCCCAAGGCTTTGGCCGGCGGGGCGGGAACAGAACCCGGCTTACAGGCCGTCTGACGCCTTGCCCGAGCCTATTTGCTGACGCGCACCTTGGGGTGGCTCGTCTTCGCCGCCGCCACGGCGCCGTCGCTGACTTGCGATTTCGAAGCCGTGATCGAGGTCACGGTCTTGATCTCCAGCAGGGCCTTGAAGCCGGCATCGCCGACGCTTGTCGAGGCGACGCCCACCGAGCGCAGCGCGCCGAATTTCGACAGGGTGGTCATGCCGGCATCGGTGACCTTGGTGCCGTCGAGCTTGATCCACGACAGCTTGGGCAGGGCGGCGAGCGGCGGCAGTCCGGCGTCGGTGATCGCCGTGTTGTCGAGCCACAGGGTCTGCAGCTCCCTGTTGGCGGCCAGTGCCTTGAGCCCGGCGTCGGTGATCGGCGTGTCGTTGAGGTAGATCGTCTCAAGCTTCGCCAAGCTGCCGATCGCCGGCATCGACTTGTCGCTGATCTTGGTCTTCCACACGAACAGGCGGCGCAGGTTCTTCATCTTGCCGAGATGCTGGCCGCCGGCGTCGTCGAGCTTGCTGGCCATGAAGGTGACGTCCTCGAGCACCGGCGCCTTGGCCAGTTCCTCGATCTCCTCGTTGATCTCGGCGAACTGGATCACCAGGTGGCGCAGCGCC
The window above is part of the Alphaproteobacteria bacterium genome. Proteins encoded here:
- a CDS encoding N-acetylmuramoyl-L-alanine amidase codes for the protein MIEAPSNNHGPREAPVAHLVLHHTAQPLDVSLDLLRFGRVSAHYVVDVNGDIYRLVAEERVAWHAGLSWWGDARALNETSIGIEIVNMDGNVHDYPAGQRDAVIGLCRGILERHPGIAARNVVGHSDIAPGRKDDPGGRFFWRALSEAGIGLWPTPSPAAGMVDEAGLLAVLRRIGYPPPHRYGTRDGRFAYVDGDDDAGFSEIVDVSPADILVAFQRRFRPARIDGRADAECLALARALDAAQARA
- a CDS encoding TerB family tellurite resistance protein produces the protein MSIWGKILGGTAGIVIGGPIGTLLGAGGRSLDSADAETEGPPEATQQIAFTIGVIALGAKLARVDGQVTRREIDAFRSFFHVPPEEVENVGRFFDVAQRDTYGFETYARQVAGLFPDDPHVLEQVLVGLCLIAGADGSASPPEVEYLRVVAAIFGMGEVRLRRAFAAAGVELRDDPWAILGVMPDADAEELKRAHRQLALEYHPDRLMARGLPAEAIQLANRKFAAINAAYDRARAALPGGSTDTQ
- a CDS encoding acyltransferase, whose amino-acid sequence is MTYLPALDGLRALAALWVVAFHATAFTGVAPPVIRHGYLGVDLFFVLSGFVLAHVYAPVFARDGMPFYARYLYRRVARLWPVWLAVLALFALKAEIGSWSGLGGGGLRLADDPGLWSLYALLMQSWGWADPERINPPGWSLSYEWAASLLLPLALAAAVRLRSPLICLALVLLSVAAHTLYTHLNGLPSLHTAAAHGGARVAAEFLAGVLMWRCWHQTDCAPASAGLLAGLCALLAIAAMAAFGPALWLDHLLIVLAAGVIGGVAAGRGRLAVLLSSRALRMVGAASYALYVVHWLVFESLWWAFDRLGLVVGTAAGWLFFGAMITLSLVAAFALHIVIERPARSTLRRLAEAEPAR